The Salminus brasiliensis chromosome 14, fSalBra1.hap2, whole genome shotgun sequence genome contains the following window.
GGAATAATTGTGAACTGAACTCCTTGTGAAAGTCTGCTGGTACATTATTTAGCTGTCAATAAGGGACTTCAGTTAGGTACTGGAAGTCCAGTCAGAACTGCTTGTGGAATGGCTGGGCTTCAGGAGAAAGCAGTTGGGCGAGCGAGCTGTGGGTCGTGGTCTTCAGGGTAATCTGTGTCGTGATCCATGTCTGGGCTGTGCTCTTCTCCCATCTCTGGAGACATGGAGCCTTCCATGTCCTCCCCCTCAAACTGCTCACCTTTTATTCCAGCATGGTGCCTGTGGACACAGACAATTGAGGTAGATTAAGCAAAAATTCAGGAGAAAAATGATCATCTTGCAGTGACTGTCTTTAGACAACATGGTCTGTAGCAAGCAAGCTGAGCAGAGTGTAGTTAAGTGAAAGGTCACTTACAGAGCAGACATGGGGGACAGCTCCAGGCTAGAATCACTGTGGGATCCGTCATCATGCTCATGAGCAATCATCTCTTCGTGCATAGCGTTGGCCAAGGCCTTCAGAGTGGAGCCTCCCACAGAGGCAGAGCCAAACTGCGGCAGGCTACCGTCCACCATTGCAGCCTAGGGTAAAACAACACAAATTGCATTATACGTTTTGTAATATCACCTGGTGTGATACACTGGTGTGAATATCCTCTGCTGGagtcttttttcccctcaggAACGTTCACTTCAGTGCGAAATTAGTGATGGTTTTGATTTTAATAACTTGATTCCCAATTTATTAAGGCAACCACAACTAGATGACATCATTTATTCTTTACCTGGAGAGCAGACAAGGCGGGGCTTTGGCCAAGGCTTGACTGGATGTTTTTCACCAGTGACGGTGATCTACAGAAATGAGGAACAGGCTTAAATTAGTGATCATGACCAGACAAGACTGAAGAGCACTTAAAATGATccctgactgaaaacaaccaaTTATTTGGTAAGCTTACCCAGTGATCTTCTGAGGTCTTCTCTTCTGAAACTCCAGCTCATCCACTGTCCAAACAGCACCTTTCACATTCTCCACTCTCACAAAACACTTGTGAAGACTGAGGTTATGCCGAACAGCATTCTAAAACACAGCAAATACAAGAAAGACATTTTCATCATGCTACAATATCTAACTGCAGTATTTGTACCAAACATCAGGGCAGAGGACTAGGGCACGAAAGCCATCAAGATGAACAAAACTGTGCAAATACTGAAACAATGATGTAACTGAGATGGTCATTTACCTTCCACGTGGCTGCGTTGCGTCTAAAGTATGCAAAGGTTCGAGTGAACCAGTTGTAAATTTCATTTAGAGTTAGCTGCTTTTCTGGAGATTCAAAAATTGCctgaaaaaaagtttaaaagaaATGCCCCCTACATTTATGGTGTTCTTTAATCAGATGGGTAATTTAACATCTTAACGGAATTTATAAGCAGCTATTAGGGTACgtgcacacatttcacaaacaAAGCTATAAACACAAAAcggtaaaaatatttattataaaaaaaggcCAGTCAGTGGCTGGCAGATGCTCCTTACCTGCCTTATCAAAGCTGCATATGTGAATGGGGGTCGGACTTCCGCGCTCAAATAAAACTCCTTATTCTGCACAATATctgagaggaggaaaagaacAGTCCATAATTGCAGGACAACTATAAAGGCTAATGTTGGTCATctgccatgcaaaaaaaaaaaaaaaagaaagagagaaagaggaacgGGGCCTTGTGGTCATACACAAGCAGCCTTTTTTGTTCAGGCTCTTGGAATGAGTCAAACGCTATAATAGTACTACCTAAAGCTAAACATTAAACACTAAAGGACAGATACAGTTCAATGATTGAAGTTCAAGTATATTTTGAGATTAAAGGTAGCAAATAATCATTGCAACATATTTTAAAAGGCAATACATTAAACTGGCCAGGTTTATTACACATATCTTGCACATCTGCTTATTCAGACAGTAAAAATACAACACCGTATTTTCCCTGTTCATCTCTGGTGTTGACCAGGGTAGAGTCAGGGTACATCGGAGTTGTACGAAGGCACTTAAAGTTTAAGCTCCCAAATGAGGAAAAGTAACCGTTTTCAGCTGTATCGAAATACATACAAGGAACCCTCTTATCTGTCTGCTGTTCTTAACTTGATCTGTAGCTCATGGcctcatttctcattttcaaTTCTCAAAAATTCCAGAAAGTTTTGATGTGCCTCaatattaaacatttctgtGTTGTTTACACAAATCAAGTTCAGTGTGTAACAGCCTTCAGCCTGTATGTGAGCCTCCAGTTCTAACCTTGGTCCATGGCCAGGTTGTACTTGTCAGAGTAGCGCTTGCGAATGGGCCCCACGCCATGCAGACTGGTGGGGATGATGACGGTGGGAGTCTGAGGCAGCGGCGTGAGGGGTGTGGACGGGGCTGTGGCACTCTGGGAAAGGCTCATAGAGGGAATGGTCTTGGGTACGGTTGCCTTGGCAAGAGTGAGGTTGGATACCAGGTTCACCTtttaggacacacacacacacacacacacacacacacacacacacacacacacacacacacacacacacacacgttacgGTGTGCACACACTATGACATAATGTTAATGTTAGATGAATGGGTAAGTCATTGAGATTATGCGGAAGATGGAAAAGGAGGACAAAGAAATAACATTTCATATAAATTGCGGCAAGACAGAAAAGCCACtgaataaacacagacaaaacgAGCCTGACTGATCTCGCCTGCAGGTCGAACAAGCACCTTTTGCCAATGCAAGCACTGGAGTCTATAAACCATTTCAGTGGATGGTACATGGTAAATAAATTAAGGTGCCACACAGGTTTTAAACAGTGCACTAATCTCGCACAGACAGACACTGCCCACCGCCAACCAGCATCTGGGACTGTTTACCCTTGAGCTGTGGCTGTCATGCCGTCCAATTGTGAAGCTTTTTGTAAATGTTCAAATCCTGCCAATTTCATAGGACCAAAATGTTCCATAAAACTCCTCACTGTTCCATTAGCCAGTGCCAGTTAGCCAGTTTCTAAACCTATCTGGACATTAGAATAGATATAGtcgaaatgaaaatgaaaaggcaCCGTATTTACTCTGCAAACAAACTATACCTCTCTGCAGCAATGGGGGAGGGGGATTTCCACGgtcagtacaaaaaaaaaaaaaaaaaaaaaacacacatacaaacatgaCTTCCCACCCAAAAAGGAACTCATTATTGACAGAGATTATAAGATTTTAAAGATCTGGGGCAAAACTCAAAATCCTGGAAACCGAGTTTAGCTTGTGCACTTACCGGCTGTGGGGTTGGTTTAGGCTCAGTAGATTTGACATGGAGGTGGGCCATCATGGCCTGGAGGCGTTCTTTGTCTTTAGCTAGCTGTtttgcaaacacaaacaaagcagGCACAAAGATATTTCATCAGTTCACATTCCTTCCCAAACAGTTGTAGCTGCTTGTTTTACTGCCAGTGTCTAGCCTCTATTTAATGGGTGTGAGTAACAACACACAAGTTTTGAGAACTTAACTCATTTTAAAACCAACCAAAGACTAAACTTAAGGGCGTGTTCATACTTGTCCGCATTAGTTCAATAAAAACTATCCCTGGTGTGACTGCTCAGTTAGTACGGTTCATTAGAGTAAGTGTGAACCCAGCCTTTCAAACTAATTCTGTCTGAGGCTTTTGTTTAGTGGGCCAAACCGCACAGTGTTTCAAAACTAGCCACCATTAGAATTGCATTTATTAGTGTCGTTGTCTTGGTAGAGACGTGTGCGAGTTGGCTTTAGCAGCTTTAACATACTTTGTTCCAAAAGTCACTTTGtgtacattatcaaaaatgtggCTTACTTCTGATATCAGTATGATGTGATTTAATAATCCATGTTTAAGGCTCCAGGGGTCAGATTTTAAAGTGCCTCTGCAGTTCACTCTTACTTCCTCAAGCAGCCAGGAACACCCACCCGTTTCAACCAACAATCTGCCAGATGTTTGCTTGCTATGACCTCGGTGCTTCAAATTAAATCCCGCAAACTAGTTATTGCGTGGATCAAGCAGAACCGGCATTTTGGTTCGATCGCAGATATGTTAGTATGAACacaaagcaaaccaggactaTCATCTTTTTTCTCGCTTGGTCTGGACCAAAGGAACCCAACTACaagtctaaacacacacacttaaataacacaaataacACCTGTACAAAGGTACTATGCTTACCTGCAGTTCAAGTTGTTGAACAACTTGCATTTGAACTCTACACTGAGCTGTGCTTTTGTCATCCAGCGCATGTTCACTGTTTAAAtgcctgtaataaaaaaaagggacCATGAATGGGCATATAGTGACAAATAGCTACAAGGTACAATAGACTGGAATTAGCTTCAAGTGTTTTCTGAAGTTGTTGTGTTTGACATTAAGCAGTAGGGGGCAGCTAAGTCAACCTGTACCATTTTATGCGTCCAAAAAAACCTGAAAATTAGCATGGGTTTAAAGTTCAAATGTCCAGCCAGAGGTGAATATTAagcatgttttgttttgtgtgctgATGCAACACAGCTCTGAATCTCCATTTACGTACGGTTCATATCACCGACACGTAAGAAAATCTGAGACTGGAACGCCTCTATAATTCATAAATGTGATGTGAAAGAGAACACCTACAATGAAATGCATTTCAAAACAGGAACAGAGCCAAACTACAAACGCTACAACATGCCATTCAAGTTATTTACAGCTCCTTAAGCTCTAAATGGGACAAACAAAGTTTAGTACAACCATTTCAAACACAATCACAATTTACAGTCCTGTTTATGATGATCCTTCAGGAGACCTCTGCTGTCTCTCTTATCAAACTACTTTAACTGTATAAAGTTCCGGGATGGAACAACAAagagttgccccccccccccaaaagaaAAAATCCTTCTGTACACAGACAGGGCTTTTGCGGAGCACAGGATGATCTGTGGTAGTTCAGAGCATGTTTTTAATAGCCTGGCTGAGAGCTGAGCTGCAGAACAAAGACAGTGTTGTGGCAATAGGCAGGGCGGAGCCGGAGAGTGGGAGCAGGGGTCAGGGTCAGTGGAGGGGGCACAGATAAACATCCTCctgttgtttgttttgggaGGGACGGCCAGGATCACCATGGGTACACTGTTTATCACAGAAAGCTGAGCTCAACCCTGAGGGGCCCCACTGCTACACCACCACAggggaggaagaaagagagcgagagagagagaggggaagagtaagagagagaggaagagcgagagcaagagagagaaagaaaaaagggcaAATATTTGAATGATTTACCaaagaaggagggaaaaaaaagaaaaaaagaagaagaagacaaagcaaaaAAGGTatgcaaagaaaatacaaagaatgAAAGGAAAGCAGAACAAAAACAGTCAGGAAACTTCTGCAAAATACTTCTGTTTGGTTCAGTTGGTTACCCTTCAGTGCTCAGGAAAGACAAGCCTTATATAGGACAGTGACAGAGGGACAAATACACACAGGCAGAGACAGAGCTAGAAAGTGATATAGACAATGAtaaatagataaacagatagagcCATAGAATCACTAGATAAAGAAATATAAGCAGACAGGTAAAGCCTGATATAGACGGCCAATTAAAGAAAGACAGATGAAGATACACAGAGTCGGACAGACAAAGAAAACTCCACACTCACTTGAGGAAAGACTGGAAGTCTCCTAACACAGCCTCACAGCCGGGCCACTTGCACACACCATGGCTGTAGAGCGGATGATTGCTCTGCGACTGCGCCTCCTGCGAACTACAGCACAAATCCAACAGAGCAGTTAGTGGAAAAAGTGAAATATTCAACCAAAACAAtcagaatttattttttttaattgccgAAGCACCGAGCAGGCAAACAGTGAATGCCTGAACTGTCTAAACTAATGATTGAGTCCGAAATGTAGTAAGTATATTTTGTCAAATAAATTGTACAAAATGCATTGGCACAGGTGATTAGTAAGTAGATCCACTTAGCGACTAGCCAAGTTTCTTTCTACTACTTAGATGCAGCCAAAGGTCATCCTTCTTTCTGTGTAAAGACATCAAGCAAAGTAGGGTGGTGCAATTTCAGAATGAATAATGCTGTTTGATGCTGCTGTGCAAATAGTATATTGTGCCCAATATAATCTTATTTCTGCAAAATACTACCCAAACAAACATGTCACAAAAATATGTACAAGAACTAATCTGTACCAAACAATGCTACCTAGAGGTAAACTGCAATTTCAATAAAAAAACGAATCATTAGTTGTAACAGCCTAATCTGGATGGTAACAGCCTAATAAGATCCTCTAATATTCATAAAAGACTGGAAAATGCTGTAACTAAccagaagtgtgtgtgggggggggggggggtcttcttTTCGGCCGTATTCCAGGTAATACTTATGAGTAATTATGAGTATTTACACTATCTCCGGCAAAAACAAACGGACAAATCACACTGCAGCCACAGatgttgcaaatttgacaaataAATAACACCAGCTTCTTGCAAATAAACAAGAAtgcaaatgcaataaataaataaacaacatgtTATTAcagtgctatttttttttttttttaaccaaatgaAATTCCAACCCACACGCTAACAGAGGCCTTCTGATGTAAACACTGCAACTCCTATGCAGTTGCAAACACTCCTACGGAATATGATTTAATTTACCTGTGCAGCTGTAAACTTGTATCAGTGGTGAAACTAGTTTTCCTAAACAAAGGATCAGACCACTGTAAACGAGGGAACTTAAAGGAAAGGCATCTTTGCGTaatgacagagaaaaagagcacCCCCGATCCTGTCAGGTGATGCAGCACTGCTGTAGTCAGACAGAGGGAAGGGAGAGTGAGCGAAAATAAATGACAACACGTCTCCATCTTCCGTAAGAGAAGGGTGAGGGCTTGCTCTCTGGTGCCACTGGATGCACTTAAGGTTTTAGTTGCAGGCGCCTCTCTGCCGGGGAGGAATTTACATGACACATGAAACTGACCACGTAGTCCTTGAGCATTCACCCTGAACTAATATCACCCATCACAGCTCAGCAAAACAAGTTCATCAGCATGGAGGAGAGGGGGTCCGAGGACACGCGACAACGACAACTGGCTATAAAGAGTTTTGGAGTAAACTCATTGCTTTACTATGACAGCATCCCAGTCATAAATGGGTCCCTTCACACTTAAAATAATGAAGGCAGTCCATTAAGCAAGCTGTACGGGTCTGAAATGCAACGAGGTTTTGTCAACAGGGCTGGACGATATGCATAAAACACCATATTCTCATAATATAGCTTAAGAGTGTAACGATACAATCAGACAATTCAATACCAATTTTACAATTCAATACCCATGTTAAGGAGAGCTGATTAGAGCTGGGAGTCTGGATGAGGGTAGTGAATGACATCAACATGGTGGGGTGGGATGTTGGTTGGAGCTTTGGCGTTCCACCAATGCAACCGCATTAGATATCATAATTGACAGAACACTTGTTCCTCAAGATGCACTCTTCTGCGATTTTAGAGATGGGCAAGAATGCTCACACCACACAGCAATGTGCTATTGTGGTTATTTGCAGACTGCAGCCCTGCATTACCAAAACCGTGCACTGTGCAGCCCTAATGCTCTCAGATTCATCCAATATAAAACAAAGTTCCCGTAAGCACATGGGAACAGATTTGGACCTCAGCAAACAAGgaaagcaagtgtgtgtgtgtgcgtgcacctGTGTACATGTGGTTTGTATTGCAGGCATCAGTAGGCCTGCAGGGTACAAATTAGCACATCCAAAGGAGTTTTGCACAGCCACAAAAAACAGCTGAGTCCTAACCTGAGACATGCCAACGCCTTGGCACAGTGAAAACATCATGCACTTGCAAATAGTTGCTTAACAGGTTTCTATGGTGTACCTCAAATGCTTAAAATGCCAGGAGGAACCAGATTATgcacctgaatgcattcataataTACTTAAAATGCAAATGTCTGTCTAAAATGTAGAACCATGCCctttagtcttttttttgtgGCATGGCATGACCGGGCAGCATGGTTGCAGTAACTGTACCTCTCTCTTCTGACGGGCCGGGGTGCGTGGTGTCCGTTGGTACTAGGGTGCTGGTTGACTAGCGGAGGTTTAGGTGGAGAGGGCGATTTGTCCCCTCTACTCTTCTCCTCTGGTCTGCCATCCTTTGCATCTTTCCACAgctgctgaagctctgctggAAGCAGACCTgcagaaaaaaaggattttaAGCAAAACTACTTCAAATATGAcctgatcatctaacagaagTCATGTGGAATGATTTCTACTGATCAATCatgaaatgataaaaaatagCTGCCAAAAAATCTAATTGTCATAAAGTTATAAAACAAACCACCAAAAAATGATgataaaaatgaagatacaactCAGCAAGACAGCAAAGACCAGGCTGACAATGTCTACAGCAGGACTCCAAAAACAGGCACATCACTTAGGATAAGCCTAAACCAAGTGCCATGCTAAAGGGCGTCAGGGCTGGGTTTGAAGACACAGATAAAGCCTAGATTAGATGTAAAGTGTGTTCAACTTCATCTATTTAGTTTAATTCAACTAAACCCTGTTGCAATTGCTCTGTGGACCCTGGTGCACAACACGCTATTGTACTGAGACCCGTTAAGAGGACAGGTCTTGCTCTGGTTCCTGTTGAACTCTATCCTGGTATTTCTGAAGCTCACAGGAAAGCCAGAACATGACAACATTCTAAAAAGATGATATGCATTCGCAGGGCATTAActgttaaatatgttaaatcgGGAAATTGGGTTTTTGTGTTTTACATTTAGCTCGCGTGTAATTAATATTAGCATgcattcaaaaaaaaaacaaacaaaaaaaaagcatacaAGTTCTTACTCTGGGGAATGGATGCGAGTGCTGTGGCTGGAGGGAGCGTCAACAGGCCCTGCCTCTGCAGGCTGAGcagatgctgctgctggagggaaAGGAGCTGCTGCTGGACAGCCATCTGCTGGACAGCCATCTGCTGCTGGAGAGGATATGCACAAAGCACACCATTACACTCCATTCTGCAAAACCTAGCACTAGCCACATGTGCAACTGATTAGAAGCAGCAAGCTGAGGATTTGAGTGCCGTAGGCTACCCCAATCAAAGCTGTTGACTTTAAAGCCCAAAGCTACACATTAAACCTCATAAGGCAACAgccacacacgtgcacacatgTGCATGTACATACACACGATAGAGACAcaagtaaaaataaattcatcatAAATTCAAACCTCAGCCGTGTGGACACTTGTTGTGCTTGTGGGACTCGTACCTCTTTGCTGGGTTTGCCAgtatgctgctgctgctggaggagctgcagaTGGAGCTCCTCTTGCTGCTTCTTGTAGAACTCCTGAAGTTGTTGCTGCAACATAGCCATAATAAACACAGGATGGCATTACAACATATCCTCAGTAAACCAAACCTCTGAGTTCATTTTAAAGACCATCATATTTGATTAATGTGTTTTCCGCATTTACCTGTTGTAACATTACAGCCTGCTGTTGTTGAAGTAACAGTTGAAGTTGTTGGGGGCTCAGGACTTGATGCTGGAGGAGCTGCTGCATCTGCTGAGGTGTAACCACCTGAGGAGTCATCATCGCCAAGGACACAGGCATCTATACAACAAACATGTTCTCGAATGTTAAATGTTCTCAAAAGACAAGTGAGAATGATGGACAAGGGATTATTCGCAGGCTCCCCAAGAAGCTTCTctctaatattttttttataattaatgaAATTCTTTTTGAACAAcaaaccataaaaaaaaattaaattatttttttacttatcTGGATTAAACCATTACAGCCATATGGCAATACATTGACACGACCACACGCTTACTCTTAGTTCGATTAGTGTGAGGCATGGGAGTCTAAtatggagacacacacacaacacaattaACTGttactgcagaaaaaaaaaaaaaaaaaaaaaaaaaaaaaaggagcgtGAGAGCAAGGCAATCGCTCCACTCATCCGCTACATCacaaacagactgtgtcaaaacaAGAGTCACTAATACTGTCAGACCATGTCGAAATAAAATACAAGCAAAGCAGTAGGAAAATATTTTCttaactaaaaactaaaatgactgtctcacatttgtctctatttttctttttcgGCAATACGAGAAATGATCTGATCCATGACTCAAAGTCAGTTTTCTGATCTacttaattttggagcattgctaaaaggatgatcaccactccacctcatcccaaaagtattggacggagcaccatcattccagagaacagcattccacggctacacagctcaatgatgggggctttacacccctataccccacacctggcaataggcatggtgccaataaggtCAACTTTTAAgcagccaaatgcattcattagatggggcgATCACAAACATTTGTTGATACAGTCGACAAGAACACAATGCCATGCTATCCTCCACCGccatggaaataaataaataaataaataaataaataaataaataaataaagtacgGTCATTATGAGCTCCTAGCCACCCTCATTATAAAATACAATTATAACGAGGGTCTATCATTTATCATCTTTCATGGAAACCATTGTCACAATGGTGCATATGGGTGCAGCCTGTCGGGGTAAAGCGAGCAGGGAGGAAGGGGGCTCATGTTCTGCACACAAACATTCTCAATTtactgctttttctttttttgttttcttttaaataaatcaattcTAAATTCTAGGGGTTTATTTTTTCGGTGACTTTGGGGTTTATTTTGTTAAAGCGTGGTGCAGCAGGCAATGAAGAGATTCTATTATCTGGACCAAACCAATCTCTGTAGAGCAATA
Protein-coding sequences here:
- the foxp1a gene encoding forkhead box protein P1a isoform X3 codes for the protein MQESKTNQASNSSPAGQERLSSEEEQVASEPLSVKTSSPSLQQIQQMPVSLAMMTPQVVTPQQMQQLLQHQVLSPQQLQLLLQQQQAVMLQQQQLQEFYKKQQEELHLQLLQQQQHTGKPSKEQQMAVQQMAVQQQLLSLQQQHLLSLQRQGLLTLPPATALASIPQSLLPAELQQLWKDAKDGRPEEKSRGDKSPSPPKPPLVNQHPSTNGHHAPRPVRRESSQEAQSQSNHPLYSHGVCKWPGCEAVLGDFQSFLKHLNSEHALDDKSTAQCRVQMQVVQQLELQLAKDKERLQAMMAHLHVKSTEPKPTPQPVNLVSNLTLAKATVPKTIPSMSLSQSATAPSTPLTPLPQTPTVIIPTSLHGVGPIRKRYSDKYNLAMDQDIVQNKEFYLSAEVRPPFTYAALIRQAIFESPEKQLTLNEIYNWFTRTFAYFRRNAATWKNAVRHNLSLHKCFVRVENVKGAVWTVDELEFQKRRPQKITGSPSLVKNIQSSLGQSPALSALQAAMVDGSLPQFGSASVGGSTLKALANAMHEEMIAHEHDDGSHSDSSLELSPMSALHHAGIKGEQFEGEDMEGSMSPEMGEEHSPDMDHDTDYPEDHDPQLARPTAFS
- the foxp1a gene encoding forkhead box protein P1a isoform X4; translated protein: MPVSLAMMTPQVVTPQQMQQLLQHQVLSPQQLQLLLQQQQAVMLQQQQLQEFYKKQQEELHLQLLQQQQHTGKPSKEQQMAVQQMAVQQQLLSLQQQHLLSLQRQGLLTLPPATALASIPQSLLPAELQQLWKDAKDGRPEEKSRGDKSPSPPKPPLVNQHPSTNGHHAPRPVRRESSQEAQSQSNHPLYSHGVCKWPGCEAVLGDFQSFLKHLNSEHALDDKSTAQCRVQMQVVQQLELQLAKDKERLQAMMAHLHVKSTEPKPTPQPVNLVSNLTLAKATVPKTIPSMSLSQSATAPSTPLTPLPQTPTVIIPTSLHGVGPIRKRYSDKYNLAMDQDIVQNKEFYLSAEVRPPFTYAALIRQAIFESPEKQLTLNEIYNWFTRTFAYFRRNAATWKNAVRHNLSLHKCFVRVENVKGAVWTVDELEFQKRRPQKITGSPSLVKNIQSSLGQSPALSALQAAMVDGSLPQFGSASVGGSTLKALANAMHEEMIAHEHDDGSHSDSSLELSPMSALHHAGIKGEQFEGEDMEGSMSPEMGEEHSPDMDHDTDYPEDHDPQLARPTAFS
- the foxp1a gene encoding forkhead box protein P1a isoform X1; translated protein: MQESKTNQASNSSPAGQERLSSEEEQVASEPLSVKTSSPSLQQIQQALQVAQQQQQQSGEKSQKSVEKESETQMPVSLAMMTPQVVTPQQMQQLLQHQVLSPQQLQLLLQQQQAVMLQQQQLQEFYKKQQEELHLQLLQQQQHTGKPSKEQQMAVQQMAVQQQLLSLQQQHLLSLQRQGLLTLPPATALASIPQSLLPAELQQLWKDAKDGRPEEKSRGDKSPSPPKPPLVNQHPSTNGHHAPRPVRRESSQEAQSQSNHPLYSHGVCKWPGCEAVLGDFQSFLKHLNSEHALDDKSTAQCRVQMQVVQQLELQLAKDKERLQAMMAHLHVKSTEPKPTPQPVNLVSNLTLAKATVPKTIPSMSLSQSATAPSTPLTPLPQTPTVIIPTSLHGVGPIRKRYSDKYNLAMDQDIVQNKEFYLSAEVRPPFTYAALIRQAIFESPEKQLTLNEIYNWFTRTFAYFRRNAATWKNAVRHNLSLHKCFVRVENVKGAVWTVDELEFQKRRPQKITGSPSLVKNIQSSLGQSPALSALQAAMVDGSLPQFGSASVGGSTLKALANAMHEEMIAHEHDDGSHSDSSLELSPMSALHHAGIKGEQFEGEDMEGSMSPEMGEEHSPDMDHDTDYPEDHDPQLARPTAFS
- the foxp1a gene encoding forkhead box protein P1a isoform X2, which produces MQESKTNQASNSSPAGQERLSSEEEQVASEPLSVKTSSPSLQQIQQALQVAQQQQQQSGEKSQKSVEKESETQMPVSLAMMTPQVVTPQQMQQLLQHQVLSPQQLQLLLQQQQAVMLQQQQLQEFYKKQQEELHLQLLQQQQHTGKPSKEQMAVQQMAVQQQLLSLQQQHLLSLQRQGLLTLPPATALASIPQSLLPAELQQLWKDAKDGRPEEKSRGDKSPSPPKPPLVNQHPSTNGHHAPRPVRRESSQEAQSQSNHPLYSHGVCKWPGCEAVLGDFQSFLKHLNSEHALDDKSTAQCRVQMQVVQQLELQLAKDKERLQAMMAHLHVKSTEPKPTPQPVNLVSNLTLAKATVPKTIPSMSLSQSATAPSTPLTPLPQTPTVIIPTSLHGVGPIRKRYSDKYNLAMDQDIVQNKEFYLSAEVRPPFTYAALIRQAIFESPEKQLTLNEIYNWFTRTFAYFRRNAATWKNAVRHNLSLHKCFVRVENVKGAVWTVDELEFQKRRPQKITGSPSLVKNIQSSLGQSPALSALQAAMVDGSLPQFGSASVGGSTLKALANAMHEEMIAHEHDDGSHSDSSLELSPMSALHHAGIKGEQFEGEDMEGSMSPEMGEEHSPDMDHDTDYPEDHDPQLARPTAFS